GAGACCCGGTGATGGCCATCGGCAACCCGTTCGGCCTGGACTCGAGCGTCAGCGCGGGCATCCTCTCCGCCCGAGCGCGGGACATCCACTCGGGCCCCTACGACGACTTCCTCCAGACGGACGCGGCCATCAACCCCGGCAACTCCGGCGGCCCGCTGTTCAACATGCAGGGTGAAGTGGTGGGCATGAACACCGCCATCATCGGCGGCGCCAGCGGCATCGGCTTCGCGGTGCCCAGCAACCTCATCCGCGCGCTGCTGCCCCAGTTGCAGGAGACCGGCGTGGTGCGCCGCGGCTTCCTCGGCCTGTCCATCCAGGACCTCACGCCGGAGCTGGCGCGGGCCCTCAAGGTGGACGCGAACAAGGGCGCGGTGGTGGCGGGGGTCAGCCAGGGTGGCCCTGGCGACCGCGCGGGTCTCAAGGAGGAGGACATCATCACCTCCGTCGGCGGACGCGCGGTGGACTCCGCCGGAGCGCTCACCCGCGCCGTCGCGCTGCTCAAGCCCGACAGCAGCGTGAAGGTGGACGTGGTGCGCGGCGGCAAGCCGATGACGGTGAATGTGACGCTCGGCACCCGTCCGACCCAGCGCGGCGAGGAGGAGCTCACGCCTCGCAACAGCACCGCGCCCTCCACGCGCAAGCTGGGCATCGGCCTGCGTGACGCGCCCGAGGGCGGCGCGCAAATCACCGAGGTGGAGCCCGGTGGCCCCGCCGAGCGCGCGGGCCTGCAGCCCGGGATGATTCTGGTGCAGGTCGGTGACGACAAGGTGTCCAGCGCCTCCGACGCCGTGCGCAGCCTGACGGGCGCGAAGTCCGGCGCCGCCCTGCTCCTGCGCGTGCGCGCCCCGGACTCGACGAACACCGTGCTGCGCGCGCTCGAAGTGCCTTGAGTCGCTCACGACGTCCGGCGGGGCGTCTTCCCCTCCCACCCGCCGGACGTCGTCGAGTCCTCACCCGCGAGGGTGGCGCTACAGCGAAACGATGGACTTGAAGCCGCCCCAGATCATCCGCTTGCTGTCGAAGGGCACACCCTCGGGCGAGCCCAGTCGCGGGTCGGCCATCACCTTCTTGTTGACGCGATTCCTGTCCGCCTTCGACTTGTAGACGATGAAGGCGAACACCACGGCCTCGTCCGGCTTGAGCTTCACGCCCCGGGCGAAAGAGACGGTGGAGGGGCCCTCCGGGAGGTCGTCCTGGATGGACTCGATGTACTGGAGCGCGCCGTGCTCGCGCCAGAGCTTGCCCGCCTTGCGTGACATCTTCCGATAGGCGGCCAGGTTCTTCTTCGGCAGCGGCAGCAGGAAACCATCGACGTAGGGCATGGCCGACCTCCATCCACGAGAAGGCCGGCAGGCTACCCCGGCCGCGTCACTTCGCCGGACGGAAGCGCAGCGCGCTCCACACGTCGTCCACCGAGACCTGACGCACGCTGTCGATGCCGTCCTCGGCCAGTCGCTTCCAGAGGATGTCCCGGTTGAGGTCCGTGCCCAGCTGTCCCGCCTTCGGGTACACCACCCACGCGACGCGGTCCTCCTTCGCGGCGGCGATGAGCGGCGCGCACTTCGTCTCCACGTCCTCGAGGTGCTGGACGAAGACGAGCAGCCCCTCGGCCTTCGCGGAGGTGCTGGTCACCACGTCATCCAGGTCCACGCCCCTCGGCTTGCCGATGACACGGGCCTTCATGCCGTCTTTGAGGTTCAGCTTCTTCGCCAGGCTCATGGATGCGCATCTCCCCAGGAAAGGAGCGGCATGACAGCACCGCTCTTTGACTGGGGCAACGAACGCGTCGCGCCGGGCTGGCGGCCTCCCAGGTCCAGGTGATGCGAAAGCGACCCCAGGGGTTTCCCACGGGTCTCCTGAATCCCCAGGGCGTTTGGCGTAGAGTGGCGGCGTGCCGCGCTGCCAGACATGTGGGCGGCGCTGGGAAGGCTCCCATGCGCCGTGCCCGCCGAGTCCATCCCCAGACGGGGCGGGACGGGCGACGTCCGTGGAGCCGACGCCGCCGCGCATCCCCGGCTACCAGGTGGAGGGCGTGCTGGCGCAAGGCGGCTTCGGCGTGCTGCTCGGCGCGCGGCGGGAGACGGACCACCAGCGCGTGGCCATCAAGCTGGCCCGCACGGGCAATGCCCTGGCGCGCGCCCAGCTCATCCGCGAGTCGGAGGCGCTGCGCCAACTGGGGCCGCCCACCGTGCCCGCGCTGTACGAGGAGGGCGTGCTCTCCAATGGCGTGCGCTTCCTCGTCATGGAGCACGTGCCGCTGCCCACGCTGGCGGAGCGACTGGCGCGCGCGTCGGGGCCCGTGCCCGCGCAGGAGCTGCCCCAGCTGGCGCTGTCGGTGGCGGACACGGTGGCCCACGTGCACGCGCTCGGGTTGGCGCACTGCGACTTGAAGCCCGAGCACCTGTTCCTCAACGAGGACGGCGGCGGGCAGGTGCGCGTGTTCGACTTCGGCCTGGTGCGAGGCACCGCGCCCATCGAGGGCACCGCGCTGCCCGGCGAGGGCGCGACGACGAGCGACACCTCGGGCTTCGCAGGCACCGCCGAGTACATGGCCCCCGAGCAGTGCGCGGGCAACGCCAACGTGGACGCGCGCACGGACGTGTACGCGCTGGGCGTGCTGCTCTACGAGATGCTCACCGGCCGCCCCCCCTTCTTCGGCTCGACGCCGGATGTGCTCCAGGCCCACCTGGCGCTGCGTCCGCCGCCGCCGTCGGACTTCGCGCCGGTGCCTCCCGCGCTGGAGGAGGTGGTGCTGCGGTGTCTGGCGAAGGAGCGCTCGCGCCGGCCGGAGGACGCCGCCGCGCTGGCCGCCGCGCTGCGCGAGGCGTTCTCGCACGCGCACCGTCCGCTCGAGCCCGTCACGCCCCGCCCCACCGCGCCCGGCGAGCCTCGGCCCGCGCAGGTGCGCCGCTCCGTCGCCGTGCTCTTCCTCACCTCGCGCTCCAATCCGGTCAGCGTGCAGAAGGGACTGGGCTCGTACGGCGGGCACCTGGCCCACACGGATGGGCCTCGCATCGCGGCGGTGTTCGACCCGGACGTCGGAGAGAACCCCGTGCGCCGGGCCATGCGCGCCGCGGAGGGCATGGCCGAGCGGGGCCTGGCCGCGAGCGCGCTCGTGGACGTGTCCGCTGTCACCGTGCAGCGGCGCCCCACCGGAGCGCCGCGCTACCTGGGCGCCATCTTCGCCCGAACGGACCGCTACCCCACGGGCCCGGACACGCATGGGCTCCTGTTGTCCCCCGCCGCCGCGGAGGCCGTGCCGGAGGTGCCGTGCACGGAGGTGCCCAACCACCCGGGGCTCTTGCGTCCGGCGTCACCGGGGGCCGCGCCCCGGCCAGACATCACCGTGCTGCAGTTGGGCAGCGAGGTGCTGGTGGGCCGCGACGCGGAGCTGACCTCGCTGGTGGACAGCGCTCGCGCGGCGGTGGGTGAGGCGGCGCCCACGCTCGTCACGGTGATGGGCGAGCGCGGGCTGGGCAAGAGCCACCTGTCCGCGGCCCTGGTGCGGGAGCTCCAGTTGCAGCTGCCGCTGGCGCGGATGTACAGCACGCGCTCGCGCGAGCCGGTGCAGGGCGACCCGGACGGGACGCTGCGCACGTTGCTTCGCTGCGCGCTCAATGCCTTCGAGAGCGACGACACGGACACCGAGGAGCAGGGCCGCGCGTCCATCATGCAGCGGCTGGGGCCCACGCTGGGCTCGGAGCTGTGGCCGGGCGTGGCCGCGACGCTGGGCTGGTACGCGCCGGGCGGGCCGGAGCTGCAGAGCTGGGCGGCGGCGCCGGGCGCGCTGCGCTCGCTGGCCATGCGCGCCACCGGTGAGCTGCTCGCGTCCACCGCCCGCGAGCGTCCGCTGTGCCTCATCATCGACGACGCGCACTTCGCGGAGGAGACGGCGCTGGATGCGCTGGAGTACGCGTGCCTCGCCGAGGCGAGCGTGCCCATCTGGGTGTGCGTGCTGGCGCGGCCAGGGTTCGAGAAGAGCCGGCCGTTGTGGGGGGCTCGCGCCGCGCGACAGGTCACCGTGTCGCTGCGGGCGCTCGCGGCGGAGCCGTCGCAGGAGCTGTGCCGCATGCTCCTCAAGCCGGTGGAGAACGTGCCCGCGCAGGCGGTGGAGCGCATCGTCGAGCGCGCCCAGCACGTGCCGCTGTACCTGGTGGAGCTGGTGCGGGGCCTCAAGCGCCAGGGGCTGGTGCGTCAGCGCGCGCCGGGTGGAAGCTGGTACCTGGTCACCGACGGCGTGGAGAAGGTCCCCGAGCTGCGGCTGGTGGAGTGGCTGGCGGACCGGGAGCTGGGCGCGCTGCCGTCGACGCTCGCCGCGCATGCGCGGCTGTGTGCCTTGTTGGGCACGGACTTCACCGCCGCGACGGCGGAGGGCGTGGTGCGGGAGCTGGAGCGGGACGGCGCGGCGGGCGGCTTCCCGTTGGATGCGGGCCACGCGACGCGGCGGCTGTTGGACTCCGGGTTGCTCGTGTTGCATCGGCAGGAGGGGCTGAGCTTCCGTAACGAGCTGCTCCGTGACGCGGTGGCCGCCACGCTGCCGGCCGCCGAACGACAGCGCATCCACCGCGCCGCATATCGGTATTACCTGGGGCCCGCGGGCGCGAGTGAGCGGCAGCGGTTGCCTCGACTGGCCCTGCACGCGGCCGCGGCGGACCTGCGCGAGGAGGCCGCCGCGCTCTCCATCGACCTGGCGGAGTCCGCGCGGGGGCGTCATGCGTTCCTCGACGCGGAGGCCATGTACACGCGCGCGCTGGAGTTGCTGGACGCCGAGGACGAGCTGCGTTGCCTCACCGCGCTGCGAGGGCGGGGGCTGATGCGCATCCGCATCGGTCGGTACGACGATTCGCTGGCGGACTTCGCGGCGGCGCGCGAGCGGGCGCGAAAGCTGGGGGACGTGCGCTCCGAGGTGGAGCTGCTGCTGGACGAGGCGATGGCGCTGGACTGGGTGAACGACTACGCGGCCAGCGAGGAGCGCGCGCTGGAGGCCCAGGCGATGGCGATGCAGGTGCGGTCGGCGTATGTGCAGAGCCGGCTGTTGCTCGCCCTGGGCCGCGCGCTGTTCCGCAAGGGTGAGTGGCAGGAGGCCCGCGAGCCATTGGAGGCCGCGGCGGTCTTCGCGAAGCGGCTGGGCGACGCGGGTTACGAGACGCAGGTGGTGTCGCAGCTGTTGCTGGCCGTCATCCTCCCCAACCTGGGAGACATCGACGAGACGGACCGGGTGTTGGCGGAGGTGGTCGCCGCGTGCACGGAGCGCGGAGACTTGTTCCACCTGGGCAGCGCCATCAACAACCGTCGCAACCTGTGGGTGGCTCGGAGGGACCTGGCGAGCGCGCTGAAGGACCAGCAGCGCTTCATGCACCTGGGGCGCGAGCTGGGCATGGTGGGCTGGGAGTACTTCGCCGAGCACAACCTGGGCGAGCTGCACTACCAGGCGGGCGACGTGGATGCCGCGGCGCCGCACATCGCCCGGGCGATTGCGTTGGAGCGCCGGCACCCGGAGGTGGCGCCGCGCCCGTGGGCGCTGTTGCTCCAGGCTCGCACCATGGCGTGGACGGGGAGGCAGGCGCGGGCGCGCGAGCTGCTCGCGCAGGTGAAGCAGGTGCTGTCGGAGAATCGGAACGGCGTGGAGCTGAGCCCCCCCGAGGAGGTGCTGTTCTCCATGGTGGAGCTGTCCACGCGGGACGCCTCGGCGAAGGAGTGGACGGCGCTGCGTGAGCGCTCCAGCCAGGTGTCCGTGGAGCAGGAGCCGCTCGAGGTGCTGGAGATGATGGGCCTGGCGGCGCTGCGGAGGGATGAGACTCAGGAGGCGGTGCGCATCCTCACGGACGCGCTCATGCTCGCCTCGCGGATGCCCAATCTCATGGAGGCACGCATCCGCCGCTCACTCGAACGTGCTCAGGACGGACAGCTCCCCGTGTAGGGAGTGCCGCGCGGCGAGCACGCTCCTGGGATTCGAGCGACGAGGCCGCGGGAGCACGGGGGCACCGCGAGGGCCCTCGCGTCTTCGTCGCCTCGGCGCGTCTCGCGGAATGTCATCACGCCAAGCAGGTCGAGGGCTCCGGGCCTCACGCACACCCGCGGCCCGGCGGTGATGGCGCTCGCTCCGCAACGAAGCCAAGCAGGTCGAATGCGCCGAGGCCCCACCAGCGACTCTGGGGCGATGGCTCCCGCTACGCCATGAAGCCCAGGAGCTTGAGCGCGCCGAGGGCCACGCCCACCAGCGACTCCGCCGCGATGGCCCCCGCGGCCAGCGCGGGCACGTTGCGGCCCGTCGAGGCCGGCCAGCGCCAGCGCGCCACCGCCGCCAGCACACCGCCCAGGCACAGCGTCACCGCGAAGTAGGCCGGCAGGATGAAGCCGATGCCCATCGCCACCGGCGAAGGCACCCAGCGCGCCGCGCGCCCTCGCGCCAGCAACGTCAGGAGCGCGCCCACGCCCGCGGCCACGCTCCCCGCGAGCAGCGCGTTCGGCGGCAAGCCGTCCAACCCTCTCGACGCCAGCTCCGCCACCGCGCGGAACTGCTGCGCGAACGGCGCGGGCAGCGCCTCCGAACCCAAGCCATACGCCCGCGTCAGCAGCAGGTACGCCGGCACGCTCACCAACGAGCCCGCGAGCACCCCCAACAACTGAGCCCCCAGCATCCGCCCCGGCGACGCGCCCAACAGGTGTCCCGCCTTCAGCGCCCACAAGCTCACGCCCGTCTGCGCCGCCGCACCGGAGACCACGCCGCCCACCGCCACGTTGGGCCCCACGCCTCCGGGCAGCAGCACCCCCGCCGCCACCTGCGACAACTGGCCCACCTGCGACACCGGCGATACGTCGAGCTGCCCCGCCCCTCGCGCGCACACCGCGCACAGCGGCAACACCAACACCAACGCCAGCACCACCTGCGCCGCGCTCATCCCATACACGCCCACGCCCAGGCCCCACGCCAGCACACAGGCCACGCCCCCGCTCAGCCACGCCCATCGGGGCAATCCCCCACCACCGCGCAGCGAGCCCAGGTCCTTCGCCGCGCGCCAGAAGTCCCGCGCCTGCGCCGTGAGCGACACCACCGCCGAGCCCAACAACAACCCCACGCCCGGCCACGTGAGCCAGGTCTGGAGCGCGTCGAAGCTCGCCTCCTTCACCGCTCCTGTCGACACCAGCCACGGCGACAGCACGCCCCACCCCACGAGCGCGCCCAGCAACATGCTCAGCCCCAGGTGCAGGCCCGCCATCATCCCCACCGCCACCAACATGGGGCTCCACGCCAATCCCCACGTCAGCGACGCCGCAGACGCGCCGCCCACCGTCCCCGGCGCCGCCACCATCCCCGGCACCTTCTGGAACGCATCCCGCAGCACCGTGAAGCCCGTGGACAACACCGCCGCCACCGCGAGCCACACACCACGTCCCCGGTTCTCCTCGGGCGCCGACGCGTGCATCGCGGTGATGACCTCCGCGGTGGCGATGCCCGTCGGGAACGCGAGCGCCTCCTCCTCCATCAACCGCCGCCGCAACAGGTGCGCGGCCAGCACGCCCAACACACCGAGCGCCACGCTCCAGGCCGCCACCGCCACGCCCGGCACCTCCAGCCCCAACAGCATCAGCGCCGGCAACGGCCCCAACAGCCCCGCCGCCGCGGGCATCGCGCCCACCGCCACCGCCGACACCTGCGTGAGGTTGTTCTCCAGCGGCGTGTACGCAGCCCCCCGTCGGCGCGACACCGCCGCGAGCCCTCCGAACCCCAGCACCGCCGCCATCACCGAGCCGCTCTCCCACCAGCCCAGCTTCAACCCCATGGACACGTTGGTGACCGCCAACAGCGAGCCCACCAGCAACCCCATGCCCACCGCGCGCGGCGTCCACTCGCGCATCCCGGGCAAAGGGGCCACGGGCGCCGGAGGCACCGCGCTCAAGCTCACGTCACCGGCGGAGTCAGGTGCGGTCGTCGAAGTAGACACGGCGCGCTCCGCCGAGCCCGTCATCGGCTCGCCTCCGCCGAGCGTCCCACCAGCTCGCGGAGCTGGGTGAGGTCCAGCGGCTTGGAAATCTTCAAGTTGGGAACCTCGCGCAGGAAGGACACCGTGCGCGGCGTGAAGGCGCCCCCCGTCATGAACACCATGCGGCCCGCCTGCTCCGGCGCGCTGCGGCCCAGCTCGTTGTACAGGTCCATGCCCGTCATGCCCGGCATCATCACGTCACAGAGGATGAGGTCGAAGCGGCTCCCCTCGTTGAGCAGCCGCAGCGCCGCCTGCGCGCTGTTCGCCGTGGCCACCTCGTGGTCCGCCGCCAACGAGCGCTGCAACGCCAGCGTCACGTTCGGCTCGTCGTCCACCACCAGGATGCGCGCCCGCGTGTTCGTCGGCACCACCGCCTGCAGCCTCGGCAACAGCTCCAGCTCCCGCGTGGCCGCGCGCAGCACGACGCGGAACGTGCTGCCCTTGCCCGGCTCGCTCTCCGCGTGGATGGAGCCCCCCATGGACTCGATGATGCCGTGGCAGATGGACAACCCCAGCCCCGTCCCCACGCCCACCGGCTTGGTGGTGAAGAACGGGTCGAAGATGCGGTCCATCACCTCCGCCGTCATCCCGATGCCCGTGTCCCGCACCTCCACCAACACGCGGCCCCGGTCTCCCGCGCGGATGACCACGCGGATTTCATGCTCGTGCTCGGGCGAGCGGTCCTCCGGAATCGCCTGCGCCGCGTTGAGCAGCAGGTTCAGGAACACCTGACACAGCCGCGACTCGCTGGCCTCCACCGGCGCCACCGGCTCGAACTCCGTCACCAGTCGCGCGCGGTGACGGATGACGTTGTCCGCCATCTTGCACGCCAGCTCCACCGCGCGCCGCACGTCCACCGGCATCAGCCGCACTTCCTGCTCGCCGCGCGCGAAGACCTTCAAGTCGCGCACGATGGTGGCGATGCGCTCGGCGCCCTCCGTCGTCTCCCGCACCAGCTGCTGCAGCGAGGCGATGGCCGCCGCGGGCACCTGGCTCTCCATCCGCTCCAGGCCCTCGCGCACCAGGTGCAGGTTGACCAGCATGTACGCCAGCGGGTTGTTGATTTCGTGCGCCACCCCCGCGCCCAGCGTGCCCACCGACGCCAGCCGGTCCGCCACGACGAGGTGCGCCTGGAGCTGCTTGCGCTCCGACGTGTCGCGGTGGACCATGATGTTGGCAATCGTGCGGCCCTCGCTGTCGCGCAGCGGGACGACGACGGACTCACACCAGCAGGTGGTGCCGTCGCGGCGCTTGAACTCCAGCTCCCCCGTCCACCGGCCCTGCTTCTCCAGCCCGGCGAGCACCATGCCCGTCATCCGGTCCGGCTCGTCGGGGTGCAGCACACGGAAGAGCGTCTGTCCCAGCGCCTCCGACTTGTTGCGGCCGAACATCCGCTCCGCGCTGGCGTTCCAGTCGATGATGCCGCCGCCCAAATCCGTAATCACCACGCCGTCGTAGATGCTCTCGAAGATGAGCGCCTGGCGCGCCAGCTCCTGCTCGGCCTGCTTGCGGGCGGTGATGTCCATCACCGTGCCCGTCACCCGCGCGGGCATCCCCGAGGCGTCACACAGCACGTCCCCCTTGCAGGAAATCCAGCGCCACCCGCTGCCCTGCGGTTCGATGCGGTATTCCACATCCACCTGCGTCTTCTTCTCCAACGCGATGGACAGGGACTCCCGCACGCGCGGCAGGTCGGCGGGGTGCACCACCTCCTCGAGCTCCATGGCGCGGCCGGACAGCTTGCCCACGGGCAGCCCCAACAGCCGGTCCACCTGCTCGCTCCACGTCACCCGGCCGCTCTGCGCGTTCCAATCCCAGATGCCCACGCGCGCGGCGGACAGCGCCTGGCGCAGCGCCTCCTCGCGCTGCTCGAGCAGCTCCCGCTTGGAGAAGCGGAACACCGTGACGGTGCCAATCTGGAGCCGGTCGCCCTCCTGGAGCTCCGCCGTGGCGATGGGCGTGCCGTTGAGCAGGGTGCCGTTGGTGGACTCCAGATCCGTGACATGGCAGCCCCCGTCCGGCAGCCGGACGATGCGGGCATGCTTGCGCGACACGCCATGGTCGTCGATGCGCACCGTGGCCTCGGAGCCCCGGCCGATGATGTGCTCGCCGGGCTCCAGCCGGTACGCCTTGCCGATGGCCGCGGGCGTCGTGGTGCTGATGAGGATGAGGCAGGCTCCCGTCGAGGACGGCGGAGCCAGCGCCAGACCGGCGCAGGTCGTGAGGTCATCCAATGTCGTCATCAAGCAGCCCCCCGGCACCCCGCGCCGCGTCCGTCCACTCCACCTGCCCCAGCTTGCACGCGTGGTGTCACGTCCCGAGAATCCAGCAGTCCCCGGGGCCAGCGTCCAACCACCCCGGGTGATGGGGCCTTGGAGCATACGCCAGGCAACATCTGCCCCCGCGCCCCCGACCCGAGGTGATGGGTGGTGAACGCCCAGGTAGGATTGCCGCGCCGCGGCGGACGCTTCGGGCCCAGGGCATGCAGCGGGCGTCCTGGGGGCGGTGCTAGGGTGGGACGCCACATGGCGGCCGACTCCGAGAGCACGTTCCGCATCCAGGCACGCGCGGATCTCCATGGCGCCGAGCGGGCAAAAGGGGATGCGGGCCGAGGCCCGGGAACACTTGCGGGCGAGTACGTCCTCAAGGCCCTGCTGGCCTCCGGCGGACATGGCAGCGTCTATGAAGCCGAGCACCGCATCCTCGGCCGACGGGCCGCGGTGAAGGTGCTCCACCCCCACCTGGCGGATCAGGGCGAGATGCTCAAGCGCTTCGTGCGCGAGGCCCGGGTGGTGAACCAGATACGCCACCCCAACATCGTGGACGTCTATGACTTCGGGCTGATGCCGGACGGCAGCCCCTACTACGTCATGGAGCTGCTCGCCGGGCGCACCCTGGGCCAGGTGGTGCAGGAGCGCGGCCGGCTGTCGGCGTCCCGCGCGCGCGCCTACCTGGAGCCGGTGTGCGGCGCGCTGGAGGCGGCGCACCGCGCGGGCGTCGTCCACCGCGACTTGAAGGCCAGCAACATCCTCGTCGTGGAGGAGGGTGAGAAGCCTCGGGTGAAGCTGCTCGACTTCGGCATCGCCAAGCTCCTGTCCGCGGAGGCCACCCAGGAGGGGCTCACCATCGCCGGCCAGCGGCTGGGCACCGCCCACGCCATGGCCCCCGAGCAGTTCCGCGGGGGCACCATCGGCCCGCACACGGACATCTACGCGCTGGGGGTGCTCCTGCACCAGCTGCTCACCGGCCGCTACCCCTTCCTCTGCGAGGACCGGATGGAGCTGGAGCGGCTGCACCTGGAAGCCCCCGCGCCCCGGCCCAGCGCCATCGCCCCGGTCTCCCCGGCCGTGGACCAGGTGGTGCTGCGCTGTCTGGAGAAGGACGCCAGCCGCCGCTTCGGCAGCGTGGGCGCGTTCCTGGCCGCGCTCGCCGACGCCGCGGAGGAGCCCGTGCAGCCCACCCACCGCAGCCGGCTGGCGCTCGCCGTCCACGCGGAGGTGGTGCTGTCGTCGGCCGCGGCCCAGGACGACGACGCGATGTACGCGGTGCTCGCGGACGTGCTGGATGGGCTGGAGCAGGGGCTGCGCGGCGGGGGCTTCCTCCTGGCGCTGCAGTCCGGCACCACGCTGCTCGCCGTGCGCCCCCTGGAGAACGGCTCGCCCACCCCCGAGCGAACGACGTACCTGCGCGAGGCGGAGCGCTCGCTGCGCATCCTCCAGCAGGCCGCGCAGAAGCTCGCCGACCCCGTGGATGCCCAGGTCCACCTGTGCCTGCACCTGGGACAAGCAGAGACGCGCGGCGACACCGGCGAATCCGAAATCGTCGGCGGCCCCGTCACCGATGTGAGTGCCTGGAGGCTGCGCGGACCGGAGGGTTTCGCCCTCACCCCCGCCGCCGCGCTGAGCCTGGAGTTTCCAGAGCCTCTCTAGTTTTTCCTGAAATACAAATTCTCCGTTGAGTCCCGTCCATCCAGACCTGACTGGGTCTAGGATTTTACAACCCCGCTGTCATTGATTCGACTGGAGAAGAAAATTCCTCCGTAGCGGCATGCGCAAAGGGAAACCCCCTACGAATCTTGTCGAACCCATCAGTTTTCAGCGCGATTGGGAGCGCTGAAGCGGGTGGGCGACAAGGTGGTCAGCCCTCGCTGGCCACCACACACGGGGGAAACGCATGCACCGCATTCCTGCTTCGCAGTCGCGTCGCCACACCACTTCCATCCGCCGTTGGGTTCGCGGATGCGGGGTGGGGCTCCTGGGTTGGGGACTCGGGATGGGGGCGGCGGGATGCGGGGTGGAGCTGGAGCCGGTGGGAGAGGAGCTGGGGCAGCTGCGCGTGCACGCGCTGTCCGTCAACGGCCTGTCCACCAACGGCCTGTCCACCAACGGCCTGTCCACCAATGGCCTGTCCACCAATGGCCTGTCCACCAACGGCCTGTCCACCAACGGCTTCAGGGATTGGTTCAACCAGGACCCGAGCACGGCGGACGCGGTGATGTCGTACGTGGTGACGTGCGCGGTGGCGGCGGGGCAGACGCGCACCTTCACCAACCCGGTGACGGGGGTCCAGTACACGTGGCTGGGCTCGCTGGGGCTGGCGACGAACTGGGCGAACGGGGTGGGGGCGACGCCGGCGGAGCAGCAGGTGGTGTCCGCGTGCCTGGCGGCGCACGCGAACAAGTACGGCCTGCATGTGCCCATCTCCGTGCTGGGTCGCGTCGCGGTGACCAACCCCAACACCCCGGCTCCAGCCATCCCCTACACCCAGGCGGAGCTGGACCTCTACAGCGAGAGGGAGGCCTGCTACTTCGGCAACCTCTTCGACGGCACGGGCGTGTTCGCGGCCAATGACCAGCCGTACCTCGCCGCGGAGCGGAGCACGCCTCGCACGTGTGGCCTCGCCTCGAGCGCCACGCAGCAGTGCCCGCCCATCACCCACCTGGGCATGTGCGCGACGCTGTGCACGCCGGCGCGTGTCACCAACGCCAACAACGTCACCACGGACCTGCCCTACTACGAGTCGTGCACGCACAACGGGAAGACCTACCAGCCCATCACCGCGCGCATCCGCCCCGCTGAAATCTATCGGTGCGGGGATGGCGTCTGCCAGTTCACCGAGCGCTGCGGCACCGGCACCACCGCGCTGAGCTGCAAGGCCGACTGCGGCGCCTGCCCCTGAGGGCCGTGCGCCATCCGCTGCCAGACATTCGCGGGCGGGCACGGACCTTGTCGGTGGGGACGTCCTCGGAGGTGGTGCTAGCCTCACCCCATTCCCGAGGTCGTGTCCGACTGGGGAGGTGGCATGGACAAGCATCACGTCCTGGACGCGCCCGAGGGCGCGGACATCGCGGGCTACCGGGTGGAGGCGTTGCTGGGCGCGGGAGGGTGCGGCGTGGTGTACCGCGCCTCTCGCGATGGGGCTCCCGTGGCGCTCAAGCTGCAGTCGCTGGAGCAGTTGGGGGGCTGGGCCCTGCGGGAGGTGGCCATCCTCACGCGGCTGGCGCATCGCAACGTGGTGGGCTTCCGCGCGGGTGGGCTCTTTCCTTCCGAGTCCCCCGCGTGGCTCTACCTGGCGATGGAGTACGTGAGGGGGCGTCCGCTGGCGCAGTGGGTGGAGGAGGAGAACCCCTCCGCGCGCGGGGCCGCGACG
This genomic interval from Myxococcus guangdongensis contains the following:
- a CDS encoding DUF1428 domain-containing protein; translated protein: MPYVDGFLLPLPKKNLAAYRKMSRKAGKLWREHGALQYIESIQDDLPEGPSTVSFARGVKLKPDEAVVFAFIVYKSKADRNRVNKKVMADPRLGSPEGVPFDSKRMIWGGFKSIVSL
- a CDS encoding Do family serine endopeptidase; translated protein: MACSLPSRRFLGALALLPAATLGFACGQAQALGSPNTSNAASTVPAAIASAATPSGAPVQPARFNPATAGTVTSLAPLVESVKGAVVYVEVQARPRRMSGMQGLPPGFAERFGVPPGMQGNAPPRQGLGSGFIIDASGTVLTNNHVVDGADLVRVKLEGGRSYEAEVLGRDPLTDVALLKLKGVAGNLPYVPLGDSDALRVGDPVMAIGNPFGLDSSVSAGILSARARDIHSGPYDDFLQTDAAINPGNSGGPLFNMQGEVVGMNTAIIGGASGIGFAVPSNLIRALLPQLQETGVVRRGFLGLSIQDLTPELARALKVDANKGAVVAGVSQGGPGDRAGLKEEDIITSVGGRAVDSAGALTRAVALLKPDSSVKVDVVRGGKPMTVNVTLGTRPTQRGEEELTPRNSTAPSTRKLGIGLRDAPEGGAQITEVEPGGPAERAGLQPGMILVQVGDDKVSSASDAVRSLTGAKSGAALLLRVRAPDSTNTVLRALEVP
- a CDS encoding serine/threonine-protein kinase, translating into MPRCQTCGRRWEGSHAPCPPSPSPDGAGRATSVEPTPPRIPGYQVEGVLAQGGFGVLLGARRETDHQRVAIKLARTGNALARAQLIRESEALRQLGPPTVPALYEEGVLSNGVRFLVMEHVPLPTLAERLARASGPVPAQELPQLALSVADTVAHVHALGLAHCDLKPEHLFLNEDGGGQVRVFDFGLVRGTAPIEGTALPGEGATTSDTSGFAGTAEYMAPEQCAGNANVDARTDVYALGVLLYEMLTGRPPFFGSTPDVLQAHLALRPPPPSDFAPVPPALEEVVLRCLAKERSRRPEDAAALAAALREAFSHAHRPLEPVTPRPTAPGEPRPAQVRRSVAVLFLTSRSNPVSVQKGLGSYGGHLAHTDGPRIAAVFDPDVGENPVRRAMRAAEGMAERGLAASALVDVSAVTVQRRPTGAPRYLGAIFARTDRYPTGPDTHGLLLSPAAAEAVPEVPCTEVPNHPGLLRPASPGAAPRPDITVLQLGSEVLVGRDAELTSLVDSARAAVGEAAPTLVTVMGERGLGKSHLSAALVRELQLQLPLARMYSTRSREPVQGDPDGTLRTLLRCALNAFESDDTDTEEQGRASIMQRLGPTLGSELWPGVAATLGWYAPGGPELQSWAAAPGALRSLAMRATGELLASTARERPLCLIIDDAHFAEETALDALEYACLAEASVPIWVCVLARPGFEKSRPLWGARAARQVTVSLRALAAEPSQELCRMLLKPVENVPAQAVERIVERAQHVPLYLVELVRGLKRQGLVRQRAPGGSWYLVTDGVEKVPELRLVEWLADRELGALPSTLAAHARLCALLGTDFTAATAEGVVRELERDGAAGGFPLDAGHATRRLLDSGLLVLHRQEGLSFRNELLRDAVAATLPAAERQRIHRAAYRYYLGPAGASERQRLPRLALHAAAADLREEAAALSIDLAESARGRHAFLDAEAMYTRALELLDAEDELRCLTALRGRGLMRIRIGRYDDSLADFAAARERARKLGDVRSEVELLLDEAMALDWVNDYAASEERALEAQAMAMQVRSAYVQSRLLLALGRALFRKGEWQEAREPLEAAAVFAKRLGDAGYETQVVSQLLLAVILPNLGDIDETDRVLAEVVAACTERGDLFHLGSAINNRRNLWVARRDLASALKDQQRFMHLGRELGMVGWEYFAEHNLGELHYQAGDVDAAAPHIARAIALERRHPEVAPRPWALLLQARTMAWTGRQARARELLAQVKQVLSENRNGVELSPPEEVLFSMVELSTRDASAKEWTALRERSSQVSVEQEPLEVLEMMGLAALRRDETQEAVRILTDALMLASRMPNLMEARIRRSLERAQDGQLPV